A region from the Acyrthosiphon pisum isolate AL4f chromosome A1, pea_aphid_22Mar2018_4r6ur, whole genome shotgun sequence genome encodes:
- the LOC103310459 gene encoding uncharacterized protein LOC103310459 produces the protein MQPTRIAAVCFLLLASRAAGHAIGENHADHEDAGTAADRKRDASQQPRALDMESIFAGFAKSMISRTGATSSQNQHCINPGVKKRYTGQGFCKMSSLTTLSSPCQFFKMALGLCDLPDILASISFMYTTKH, from the exons ATGCAGCCAACGAGAATCGCGGCCGTGTGCTTCCTGTTGCTGGCCAGTCGCGCGGCGGGACACGCGATCGGTGAAAATCACGCAGACCACGAAGACGCCGGAACCGCTGCAGACCGTAAGAGAGACGCCTCGCAGCAGCCCAGGGCTTTGGACATGGAGTCGATATTTGCGGGTTTCGCCAAGTCTATGATCAGCAGAACTGGAGCCACCAGTAGTCAA aaCCAGCACTGTATAAATCCGGGTGTGAAAAAGAGGTACACCGGCCAGGGTTTCTGCAAAATGTCTTCCCTGACCACCTTGTCCAGTCCCTGTCAGTTTTTCAAGATGGCCCTTGGATTATGCGATCTACCCGACATTTTGGCTAGTATTTCATTTATGTATACAACAAAACATTAA